The following are encoded in a window of Streptomyces sp. SAT1 genomic DNA:
- a CDS encoding pyridoxamine 5'-phosphate oxidase family protein, which translates to MQGTSQPTPPADTYPRTDRTVPTRSAQKAAYDKELVHAILDEGYVCHLGFVRDGAPVVLPTLYGRVGERLYVHGSTGSRPLRMAGQADPGLVVCLTVTHVDGLVLARSAFHHSVNYRSVVVHGTAHQVTDPEEKRTALDALVDHVVPGRAADSRPGNTKELAATAVLRLDLAEVSAKLRTGGVNEEPEDLGLPYWAGVVPVRTVYGTPLAEPDLAAGVEVPGYLSEL; encoded by the coding sequence ATGCAGGGGACCTCGCAGCCGACACCGCCGGCCGACACCTACCCCCGGACCGACCGCACCGTCCCCACCCGGTCCGCGCAGAAGGCCGCGTACGACAAGGAACTGGTGCACGCGATACTGGACGAGGGATACGTCTGCCACCTGGGCTTCGTCCGTGACGGGGCGCCCGTGGTGCTGCCGACGCTCTACGGCCGGGTCGGCGAGCGGCTGTACGTGCACGGTTCGACCGGTTCACGCCCGCTGCGCATGGCCGGCCAGGCCGACCCGGGCCTCGTGGTCTGTCTGACGGTCACCCATGTCGACGGCCTGGTGCTGGCCCGCTCCGCCTTCCACCACTCGGTCAACTACCGCAGTGTCGTGGTGCACGGCACCGCCCACCAGGTGACCGACCCCGAGGAGAAGCGGACGGCCCTGGACGCGCTGGTGGACCACGTGGTGCCCGGCCGGGCGGCCGACTCCCGCCCCGGCAACACGAAGGAACTCGCCGCCACCGCCGTGCTCCGCCTGGACCTCGCGGAGGTCTCCGCCAAGCTGCGCACCGGCGGTGTGAACGAGGAGCCCGAGGACCTCGGCCTCCCGTACTGGGCCGGGGTGGTCCCGGTCCGTACGGTGTACGGCACGCCGCTCGCCGAGCCGGACCTCGCCGCCGGTGTCGAGGTCCCCGGCTACCTCTCGGAGCTGTGA
- a CDS encoding EamA family transporter, giving the protein MPVVTSGISQRQSGRGVGLGLALVSAVAFGGSGVAAKPLIEAGLDPLHVVWLRVTGAALVMVPLAVRHRALLRRRPALLSGFGLLAVAGVQACYFAALSRIPVGVALLIEYLAPALVLGWVRFVQRRPVTRAAALGVVLAAGGLACVVEVWSGLGFDPLGLLLALGAACCQVGYFVLSDQGGDAGDQAPDPLGVIAYGLLVGAVVLTAVARPWGMDWSVLAHSARMNGTQVPAVVLLVWIVLVATVLAYVTGVLSVRRLSPQVAGVVACLEAVIATVLAWVLLGEHLSAPQVAGGAVVLLGAFIAQSSAPAGSAAAPAADGAAERELSARGTTIQDRR; this is encoded by the coding sequence GTGCCGGTGGTTACGTCTGGGATCAGTCAGCGGCAGTCCGGCAGAGGTGTCGGGCTCGGTCTCGCGCTCGTCTCCGCGGTCGCCTTCGGCGGCTCGGGGGTCGCGGCCAAACCGCTGATCGAGGCGGGCCTCGACCCGCTGCACGTCGTCTGGCTGCGCGTCACCGGCGCGGCCCTGGTCATGGTGCCGCTCGCCGTCCGCCACCGCGCGCTGCTGCGCCGGCGCCCCGCCCTGCTCTCCGGGTTCGGACTGCTCGCCGTGGCAGGCGTCCAGGCCTGCTACTTCGCCGCGCTCTCCCGTATCCCCGTCGGTGTGGCGCTGCTCATCGAGTACCTGGCACCGGCCCTGGTCCTCGGCTGGGTCCGCTTCGTGCAGCGGCGGCCGGTCACCCGGGCCGCCGCGCTCGGCGTGGTCCTCGCGGCGGGCGGACTCGCCTGTGTCGTCGAGGTGTGGTCCGGGCTGGGCTTCGACCCGCTCGGCCTGCTGCTCGCCCTCGGCGCGGCCTGCTGCCAGGTCGGCTACTTCGTCCTCTCCGACCAGGGCGGCGACGCGGGCGACCAGGCACCCGACCCGCTCGGCGTCATCGCGTACGGGCTGCTCGTCGGCGCCGTCGTGCTGACCGCCGTGGCGCGGCCCTGGGGCATGGACTGGTCGGTCCTCGCGCACTCCGCCCGGATGAACGGGACCCAGGTCCCGGCCGTCGTCCTGCTGGTCTGGATCGTGCTGGTCGCCACGGTCCTCGCGTACGTCACCGGCGTGCTCTCGGTGCGCCGGCTCTCCCCGCAGGTCGCGGGTGTGGTGGCGTGCCTGGAGGCGGTCATCGCGACCGTGCTGGCCTGGGTGCTGCTCGGCGAACACCTGTCCGCGCCGCAGGTGGCGGGCGGCGCCGTGGTCCTGCTGGGCGCGTTCATCGCGCAGTCCTCGGCGCCCGCCGGGAGCGCGGCGGCGCCGGCCGCGGACGGTGCCGCGGAGCGGGAGTTGTCGGCGCGCGGCACCACGATCCAGGACAGGCGCTAG
- a CDS encoding Clp protease N-terminal domain-containing protein yields MQARIPRQPVREQDGSPPVDDAGLSAELSAVVAGARRRALRDADRQIDTAHLLHSLLEADPEVREVCGGGPRIVRLLGYLVQRSIGYGLRWQSGVEDSGALPVVTEAAAAEADGWSPVASAALEHARARAARRGDDPARGVDLLAGIVEVPGSRAVEVLARAGIDARELAAGIPEAGGGGGADGDRGPAEEYAGDG; encoded by the coding sequence GTGCAAGCCCGTATCCCCCGGCAGCCGGTCCGTGAGCAGGACGGCAGCCCCCCGGTCGACGACGCCGGGCTCAGTGCCGAACTGTCGGCGGTGGTCGCCGGTGCCCGTCGGCGGGCCCTGCGGGACGCGGACCGGCAGATCGACACCGCCCACCTGCTGCACTCGCTCCTTGAGGCGGACCCCGAGGTGCGCGAGGTGTGCGGCGGCGGCCCGCGGATCGTCCGGCTGCTCGGCTACCTCGTCCAGCGCAGCATCGGCTACGGCCTGCGCTGGCAGAGCGGCGTGGAGGACTCGGGCGCCCTGCCCGTGGTGACCGAGGCGGCCGCCGCCGAGGCCGACGGCTGGTCGCCGGTGGCGTCGGCCGCCCTGGAGCACGCCCGTGCGCGCGCCGCCCGCCGCGGTGACGACCCGGCCCGCGGCGTCGACCTCCTCGCCGGAATCGTCGAGGTGCCCGGATCGCGGGCCGTCGAGGTGCTCGCCCGCGCGGGGATCGACGCCCGTGAACTGGCCGCCGGTATCCCGGAAGCGGGCGGGGGAGGGGGCGCGGACGGGGACCGGGGCCCCGCCGAGGAGTACGCCGGGGACGGCTGA
- a CDS encoding PadR family transcriptional regulator has translation MRTHGFERGHRHDGPWRGREDFDGRRAAFGPFGPGGPGFGPGFGPGPWGGRGRGGPRGRARRGDVRASILALLKERSMHGYEMIQEIAERSGGAWKPSPGSVYPTLQLLEDEGLIASESEGGKKLFSLTEEGRAAAEETPEAPWQEATRGIDWEALGEIRQAGAGLMEAFGQVWKTGSKEQRDKALAVINEARKKLYLILADED, from the coding sequence ATGCGTACCCATGGATTCGAGCGTGGACACCGGCACGACGGCCCCTGGCGCGGCCGCGAGGACTTCGACGGGCGTCGGGCGGCATTCGGCCCCTTCGGGCCGGGCGGACCGGGCTTCGGTCCGGGCTTCGGACCCGGCCCCTGGGGCGGCCGAGGGCGTGGCGGACCGAGGGGGAGGGCGCGGCGCGGTGACGTACGGGCATCGATCCTGGCCCTGCTCAAGGAGCGGTCCATGCACGGCTACGAGATGATCCAGGAGATCGCCGAACGCAGCGGCGGCGCGTGGAAGCCGAGCCCCGGCTCGGTCTACCCCACCCTCCAGCTGCTGGAGGACGAGGGCCTGATCGCCAGTGAGTCCGAGGGCGGCAAGAAGCTGTTCTCCCTCACCGAGGAGGGTCGCGCGGCCGCCGAGGAGACGCCGGAGGCACCCTGGCAGGAGGCCACGCGCGGGATCGACTGGGAGGCTCTCGGCGAGATCCGCCAGGCCGGCGCCGGACTGATGGAGGCCTTCGGGCAGGTCTGGAAGACCGGCAGCAAGGAACAGCGCGACAAGGCGCTCGCGGTCATCAACGAGGCCCGCAAGAAGCTGTACCTGATCCTCGCCGACGAGGACTGA
- a CDS encoding GNAT family N-acetyltransferase, which translates to MEQNDLTLRPLRGREELDLFTRLPYGLNAELADDLATGRRRPEWMWVALRGDRLVARAAWWSRPGGGAPLVLDVLDIDDDVPEPGADRLDIGERLLRTALAATLPDGAQPPDYSRFVPPDWREDALPRRIVEDRMAVLERAGARLFVERLRLEWRPETPVPGPGGRLAFRPPHDSGELVSLMTSAMDGTLDAHGRADLTRLSPREAALKHYEEELALYTSPRDWWRVATLPRGEPVGFVLPAHNGYNPIIAYVAVLPAHRGNGYIDDLLAEGTRVLAEQDVPRIRASTDLDNVPMANAFRRAGYVNFEREINMTWG; encoded by the coding sequence GTGGAACAGAACGACCTGACCCTGCGTCCCCTCCGTGGACGCGAAGAACTCGACCTCTTCACCCGACTCCCCTACGGCCTCAACGCCGAGCTGGCGGACGACCTCGCCACAGGCCGCCGGCGGCCTGAATGGATGTGGGTCGCCCTGCGCGGTGACCGCCTGGTGGCCAGGGCCGCCTGGTGGAGCCGGCCGGGCGGCGGCGCACCTCTCGTCCTGGACGTCCTCGACATCGACGACGACGTACCGGAACCGGGTGCCGACCGCCTCGACATCGGGGAACGCCTGCTGCGCACCGCGCTGGCGGCGACCCTGCCCGACGGGGCACAGCCCCCTGACTACAGCCGCTTCGTCCCGCCGGACTGGCGCGAGGACGCCCTGCCCAGACGGATCGTCGAGGACCGCATGGCCGTCCTGGAGCGGGCCGGTGCCCGGCTCTTCGTCGAACGGCTGCGCCTGGAGTGGCGTCCGGAGACACCGGTCCCCGGTCCCGGCGGGCGCCTCGCGTTCCGGCCGCCGCACGACAGCGGAGAACTCGTGTCCCTGATGACGTCGGCGATGGACGGCACGCTCGACGCGCACGGCCGCGCCGATTTGACCCGGCTGTCCCCCCGGGAGGCGGCCCTCAAGCACTACGAGGAGGAACTGGCCCTCTACACCAGTCCGCGGGACTGGTGGCGGGTAGCCACCCTGCCCCGGGGAGAACCGGTGGGATTCGTCCTGCCGGCCCACAACGGCTACAACCCGATCATCGCCTACGTCGCGGTCCTTCCCGCGCACCGCGGCAACGGCTACATCGACGACCTCCTCGCCGAGGGCACCCGCGTCCTCGCCGAGCAGGACGTCCCGCGCATCCGCGCTTCCACGGACCTCGACAACGTACCGATGGCGAACGCGTTCCGACGCGCCGGATACGTCAACTTCGAGCGCGAGATCAACATGACCTGGGGCTGA
- a CDS encoding PhzF family phenazine biosynthesis protein encodes MRIRIVDAFTDRPFAGNPAGVLLLDAFPEDQWLQRIALEVNHAETAFAHPLPAGGGADWALRWFTPATEVAMCGHATLATAHVLHTTGAHTGPVRFATRSGVLAAAPGDGGAITLDLPTAPLTAVAVPDGVAEALGATPRTAFDTGPDVGDLVLELADEKTVRGLDPDLRALAAHSARGVIATARAEDPARGYDFVSRCFFPNIGIDEDPVTGSAHTALAPYWSERLGRPVLTGLQASPRSGLVRTELRGGRTMLTGHAVTVIEGELRV; translated from the coding sequence ATGCGGATTCGTATCGTCGACGCCTTCACCGACCGTCCCTTCGCGGGTAACCCCGCCGGGGTCCTGCTCCTCGACGCCTTTCCCGAGGACCAGTGGCTCCAGCGGATCGCCCTGGAGGTCAACCACGCCGAGACGGCTTTCGCCCACCCGCTGCCCGCGGGCGGCGGGGCCGACTGGGCGCTGCGCTGGTTCACCCCGGCCACCGAGGTCGCGATGTGCGGGCACGCCACGCTCGCCACCGCGCACGTCCTGCACACCACCGGTGCGCACACGGGGCCCGTGCGCTTCGCCACCCGCAGCGGCGTACTCGCCGCAGCCCCCGGCGACGGCGGCGCGATCACCCTGGACCTGCCGACCGCCCCGCTCACCGCGGTCGCTGTCCCGGACGGGGTCGCCGAAGCCCTCGGCGCCACGCCCCGCACCGCCTTCGACACCGGTCCCGACGTCGGTGACCTGGTGCTGGAGCTGGCCGACGAGAAGACCGTCCGGGGCCTCGACCCCGATCTCAGGGCGCTGGCCGCGCACTCGGCGCGTGGCGTCATCGCCACCGCGCGGGCCGAGGACCCCGCCCGCGGCTACGACTTCGTCTCGCGGTGCTTCTTCCCCAACATCGGCATCGACGAGGACCCGGTGACCGGCAGCGCCCACACCGCCCTCGCCCCCTACTGGTCCGAGCGCCTGGGCCGCCCCGTCCTCACCGGGCTCCAGGCCTCACCGCGCTCCGGCCTGGTCCGCACCGAGCTGCGCGGCGGACGCACCATGCTCACCGGGCACGCCGTGACGGTCATCGAGGGCGAACTGCGCGTCTGA
- a CDS encoding CPBP family intramembrane glutamic endopeptidase — MQAEAGPGTDLYADERLSRRALRDETLLVLALSLGASGVSALISFVGSVTKPGGLKDQAATLNASAAPGRPWLDLAWQLFGIASALVPVALVAHLLLREGQSLRTLGFDRIRPWPDLGRGAAVAAVIGSTGIAFYLAARGLGFNLTVVPEALPSVWWKYPVLVLSAVQNAVLEEVIVVGYLLRRLGRLGWTPGAALAGSAVLRGSYHLYQGIGGFLGNMAMGVVFVWLYRRWGRVGPLVVAHSLLDIGAFVGYALLAGKVDWLPTA, encoded by the coding sequence GTGCAGGCGGAGGCGGGACCGGGGACCGATCTCTATGCGGACGAACGGCTGTCACGGCGTGCGCTCCGGGACGAGACGCTGCTCGTCCTGGCGCTCTCGCTCGGGGCGAGCGGGGTCTCCGCCCTGATCAGCTTTGTCGGCTCGGTCACGAAACCCGGCGGCCTCAAGGACCAGGCGGCCACGCTCAACGCCTCGGCCGCCCCGGGCCGCCCCTGGCTCGACCTGGCCTGGCAGCTGTTCGGGATCGCGAGCGCCCTGGTGCCCGTCGCGCTCGTCGCGCATCTGCTGCTGCGCGAGGGGCAGAGCCTGCGCACCCTCGGGTTCGACCGCATCCGCCCCTGGCCCGACCTGGGCCGCGGGGCCGCCGTCGCGGCGGTCATCGGCAGCACCGGCATCGCCTTCTACCTCGCCGCCCGCGGCCTCGGCTTCAACCTCACCGTGGTGCCCGAGGCGTTGCCCTCCGTGTGGTGGAAGTACCCGGTGCTGGTGCTGTCCGCGGTGCAGAACGCGGTCCTCGAAGAGGTGATCGTCGTCGGCTATCTGCTGCGCAGGCTGGGGCGGCTGGGCTGGACCCCGGGAGCCGCGCTCGCGGGCAGCGCCGTCCTGCGCGGCTCGTACCACCTCTATCAGGGCATCGGCGGCTTCCTCGGCAACATGGCCATGGGCGTGGTGTTCGTCTGGCTGTACCGGCGGTGGGGCCGGGTCGGACCGCTGGTGGTGGCCCACTCGCTGCTGGACATCGGCGCGTTCGTCGGCTACGCCCTGCTCGCGGGGAAGGTGGACTGGCTGCCGACGGCCTGA
- a CDS encoding glutamate-cysteine ligase family protein — protein sequence MGEKVVAGQFDLSDRNRYRDKLRRCLKGLERLLEEKRFDRPKNLMGLEIELNLVGSDGMPKMLNAQVLERIASRDFQTELAMFNLEVNIAPHRLGGRVFDRLAEELTTSLAYADRKAGEVDASIAMIGILPTLDRDDLVSSNLSDVDRYALLNDQIVAARGEDFSLDIDGVEHLVCTSKSIVPEAACTSVQLHLQVTPGRFADVWNAAQAASAAQIAVGANSPFLFGRELWRESRPPLFQQSTDTRPPELQAQGVRPRTWFGERWVTSAYDLFEENLRYYPALLPICDEEDPLDVLDAGGVPKLAELVLHNGTVYRWNRPVYDVADGVPHLRVENRVLPAGPTVTDVVANAVFYYGLVRALAEEPRPVWTRLPFEAAAANFDAACRHGIDARFTWPRRGRASGTAETDAVTLVRDELLPLAAAGLDSWGVEPADRDRYLGVIEERCRRRTNGARWQADTYHRAREEQGLDREAALAATTRRYCELMRLGEPVHTWPVGLPEPVPLG from the coding sequence ATGGGGGAGAAGGTCGTGGCAGGCCAGTTCGACCTGTCCGATCGCAACCGCTACCGCGACAAGCTCAGGCGATGCCTGAAGGGGCTGGAGCGGTTGCTGGAGGAGAAGCGGTTCGACCGCCCCAAGAACCTCATGGGGCTGGAGATCGAATTGAATCTCGTCGGCTCCGACGGGATGCCGAAAATGCTGAATGCGCAAGTACTGGAGCGCATCGCGAGCCGGGACTTCCAGACGGAACTCGCGATGTTCAACCTCGAAGTCAACATCGCCCCGCACCGGCTGGGCGGCCGGGTATTCGACCGTCTCGCGGAGGAACTGACGACATCGTTGGCATATGCCGACCGGAAAGCCGGGGAGGTGGACGCCTCGATCGCGATGATCGGTATTCTGCCGACCCTCGACCGGGACGACCTGGTCTCCTCGAACCTCTCCGACGTCGACCGCTACGCCCTGCTCAACGACCAGATCGTCGCCGCCCGCGGCGAGGACTTCTCCCTGGACATCGACGGGGTGGAACATCTCGTCTGCACCTCGAAGTCCATCGTCCCGGAGGCCGCCTGCACCTCCGTGCAGCTCCACCTCCAGGTCACCCCCGGGCGGTTCGCGGACGTGTGGAACGCCGCGCAGGCGGCCAGCGCCGCGCAGATCGCCGTCGGCGCCAACTCCCCGTTCCTGTTCGGGCGCGAGCTGTGGCGCGAGTCGCGCCCGCCCCTGTTCCAGCAGTCCACCGACACCCGCCCGCCCGAGCTCCAGGCGCAGGGGGTCCGCCCGCGCACCTGGTTCGGCGAGCGCTGGGTCACCTCGGCGTACGACCTGTTCGAGGAGAACCTGCGCTACTACCCGGCGCTGCTGCCGATCTGCGACGAGGAGGACCCGCTCGACGTGCTCGACGCCGGCGGCGTGCCGAAACTCGCCGAGCTGGTCCTGCACAACGGCACCGTCTACCGCTGGAACCGCCCCGTCTACGACGTCGCGGACGGGGTGCCGCACCTGCGCGTGGAGAACCGCGTCCTGCCCGCCGGGCCGACCGTCACGGACGTGGTCGCCAACGCCGTCTTCTACTACGGGCTGGTGCGGGCCCTCGCGGAGGAGCCGCGGCCGGTGTGGACCCGGCTGCCCTTCGAGGCGGCGGCGGCCAACTTCGACGCGGCCTGCCGGCACGGCATCGACGCCCGGTTCACCTGGCCGCGGCGGGGCCGTGCCTCGGGTACGGCCGAGACCGACGCCGTCACCCTCGTACGCGACGAGTTGCTGCCGCTCGCCGCGGCCGGGCTGGACTCCTGGGGCGTGGAGCCGGCGGACCGGGACCGCTACCTCGGTGTGATCGAGGAGCGCTGCCGGCGCCGGACCAACGGCGCCCGCTGGCAGGCCGACACCTACCACCGGGCCCGCGAGGAGCAGGGCCTGGACCGGGAGGCGGCGCTGGCGGCCACGACCCGGCGCTACTGCGAGCTGATGCGGCTGGGCGAGCCGGTGCACACCTGGCCGGTGGGCCTTCCGGAGCCGGTGCCCCTGGGCTGA
- a CDS encoding DUF5999 family protein, whose translation MCQHQTPCPSADSADRESARLVAHHPEQGWSLLCNGVLLFEDTGELLPDGQIIAPHRPLGTDRVMTAA comes from the coding sequence ATGTGCCAGCACCAGACACCGTGTCCGTCAGCCGACTCCGCCGACCGGGAGTCCGCCCGTCTCGTGGCGCACCACCCGGAGCAGGGCTGGAGCCTGCTGTGCAACGGCGTGCTCCTCTTCGAGGACACCGGTGAGCTGCTGCCGGACGGGCAGATCATCGCCCCGCACCGCCCGCTGGGCACCGACCGGGTGATGACCGCGGCCTGA
- a CDS encoding APC family permease, with amino-acid sequence MATTEHPPSRLRAWMLKGLSDMGKGVQQGPHAAPEPPHKGQRWWRVMCLTGVDYFSTLGYQPGIAALAAGLLSPVATLVLVLVTLAGALPVYRRVAEESPHGQGSIAMLERLLSFWQGKLFVLTLLGFAATDFLITITLSAADASTHLVENPHLTNVLHSHQMLITLILLALLGAVFLKGFLEAIGVAVVLVGVYLALNVVVVVSGIWHVVTAGHLVTDWTGALTAQHGSVFAMVGVALLVFPKLALGLSGFETGVAVMPHVRGDAGDTEERPTGRIRDTRKLLTTAALIMSCFLIATSFITTLLIPAAEFKPGGAANGRALAYLAHHYLGNAFGTVYDVSTIAILWFAGASAMAGLLNLMPRYLPRYGMAPHWAGAVRPMVLVFTLIAFLVTWIFDANVDKQGGAYATGVLVLISSAAIAVTIAAHKAGQRGWTVGFAVISAVFLYTTVVNVIERPDGVKIGACFIAGIILVSLLSRLARAFELRVTSVTLDPMAERFVRDIASRKIRIIANEPDRRDKAEYRDKIEQIRSDNDIPDTDDFVFAEVTVTDPSEFESGLTVRGEVLHGRYRVLALESASVPNALAALLLRIRDMTDRTPHIYFEWTEGNPFHNFLRFFLFGQGEVAPVTREVLREAEPDPARRPRVHTG; translated from the coding sequence ATGGCCACCACCGAGCACCCTCCCAGCCGGCTCCGCGCCTGGATGCTGAAGGGCCTGTCCGACATGGGCAAGGGCGTGCAGCAGGGCCCGCACGCCGCGCCCGAGCCCCCGCACAAGGGGCAGCGCTGGTGGCGGGTCATGTGCCTGACCGGGGTCGACTACTTCTCCACCCTCGGCTACCAGCCGGGCATCGCGGCACTGGCCGCCGGGCTGCTCTCGCCGGTCGCCACGCTCGTCCTGGTGCTCGTCACCCTCGCGGGCGCCCTGCCGGTGTACCGCAGGGTCGCCGAGGAGAGCCCGCACGGCCAGGGTTCCATCGCGATGCTGGAGCGCCTGCTGTCGTTCTGGCAGGGCAAGCTGTTCGTGCTGACCCTGCTCGGGTTCGCCGCCACCGACTTCCTCATCACCATCACCCTGTCGGCCGCCGACGCCTCGACGCACCTGGTGGAGAACCCCCATCTGACGAACGTGCTGCACAGCCACCAGATGCTGATCACGCTGATCCTGCTGGCGCTGCTCGGCGCGGTGTTCCTCAAGGGCTTCCTGGAGGCGATCGGGGTCGCGGTGGTCCTGGTCGGCGTCTATCTGGCGCTGAACGTCGTGGTGGTCGTCTCCGGCATCTGGCACGTCGTCACCGCCGGGCACCTGGTCACCGACTGGACGGGCGCCCTGACCGCCCAGCACGGCAGCGTCTTCGCCATGGTCGGCGTGGCCCTGCTGGTCTTCCCCAAGCTCGCGCTGGGCCTGTCCGGCTTCGAGACGGGTGTCGCCGTGATGCCGCATGTGCGCGGTGACGCCGGTGACACCGAGGAGCGGCCGACCGGCCGGATCCGGGACACCAGGAAGCTGCTCACCACGGCCGCCCTGATCATGAGCTGCTTCCTCATCGCCACCAGCTTCATCACCACGCTGCTGATCCCCGCGGCGGAGTTCAAGCCCGGCGGCGCGGCCAACGGGCGTGCGCTGGCCTACCTGGCGCACCACTACCTCGGGAACGCCTTCGGCACGGTCTACGACGTCTCGACCATCGCCATCCTGTGGTTCGCGGGTGCCTCCGCGATGGCCGGGCTGCTGAACCTGATGCCGCGCTACCTCCCCCGCTACGGCATGGCCCCGCACTGGGCCGGCGCGGTACGCCCGATGGTCCTCGTGTTCACACTGATCGCCTTCCTGGTCACCTGGATCTTCGACGCGAACGTCGACAAGCAGGGCGGCGCGTACGCGACCGGTGTGCTGGTGCTGATCAGCTCGGCGGCCATCGCGGTGACCATCGCCGCGCACAAGGCCGGCCAGCGCGGCTGGACGGTCGGATTCGCGGTGATCTCGGCCGTGTTCCTGTACACGACCGTGGTCAACGTCATCGAGCGTCCGGACGGCGTGAAGATCGGTGCCTGCTTCATCGCCGGGATCATCCTCGTCTCGCTGCTGTCGCGGCTGGCCCGTGCCTTCGAGCTGCGGGTGACCAGTGTGACGCTGGACCCGATGGCGGAACGTTTCGTCAGGGACATCGCCAGCCGCAAGATCCGGATCATCGCCAACGAGCCCGACCGGCGCGACAAGGCCGAGTACCGCGACAAGATCGAGCAGATCCGCTCCGACAACGACATCCCCGACACGGATGACTTCGTCTTCGCGGAGGTCACGGTCACCGACCCGTCCGAGTTCGAGTCGGGCCTGACGGTGCGCGGCGAGGTCCTGCACGGCCGCTACCGCGTCCTGGCCCTGGAGTCGGCCTCCGTCCCCAACGCCCTGGCCGCGCTGCTCCTGCGCATCCGCGACATGACGGACCGCACCCCGCACATCTACTTCGAGTGGACCGAGGGCAACCCCTTCCACAACTTCCTGCGCTTCTTCCTCTTCGGGCAGGGCGAGGTCGCCCCGGTCACCCGCGAGGTGCTGCGCGAGGCCGAACCGGACCCGGCCCGGCGCCCCCGCGTCCACACCGGATGA
- a CDS encoding TOBE domain-containing protein, with the protein MQSYTIGQAARLLGVSPDTARRWADAGRVATHRDEGGRRLIDGRDLAAFSVELAKSGGEEDPSYTSVRNAFPGIVTAIKLGDVAAQVEIQAGPHRLVSLLTREAVEELGLEVGMEATARVKSTNVHIDRT; encoded by the coding sequence ATGCAGTCCTACACCATCGGCCAGGCCGCCCGCCTGCTCGGCGTCAGCCCGGACACCGCCCGCCGCTGGGCGGACGCGGGCCGGGTGGCCACCCACCGCGACGAGGGCGGGCGGCGGCTCATCGACGGGCGGGACCTCGCCGCCTTCTCGGTCGAACTGGCCAAGTCCGGCGGCGAGGAGGACCCCTCCTACACCTCGGTCCGCAACGCCTTCCCCGGCATCGTCACCGCCATCAAGCTCGGCGACGTCGCCGCGCAGGTCGAGATCCAGGCCGGCCCGCACCGCCTGGTCTCGCTGCTGACCCGGGAGGCCGTGGAGGAACTCGGCCTGGAGGTCGGCATGGAGGCCACCGCCCGGGTGAAGTCGACGAACGTGCACATCGACCGGACGTGA
- a CDS encoding molybdopterin-dependent oxidoreductase produces MVAVPLAELVLTGDLTRPVRLTVPDLLGWPQHRARVSFDCATSGVRRHRFAGPRLYDVLADAGPGFDPARRKDRLRFLIDVAGADGHRTLLSWAEIDPDFGAAPVLLAVALDDVPLDGDGPQLVLPQDRCGARYVSGIRAIRVDGGYGAGAVAA; encoded by the coding sequence GTGGTGGCCGTGCCGCTCGCCGAACTCGTCCTGACCGGTGACCTCACCCGACCGGTGCGTCTGACCGTGCCGGACCTGCTGGGCTGGCCCCAGCACCGGGCCCGGGTCAGCTTCGACTGCGCGACCAGCGGGGTGCGGCGTCACCGCTTCGCCGGGCCCCGGCTGTACGACGTGCTGGCGGACGCCGGGCCCGGTTTCGACCCGGCCCGGCGCAAGGACCGGCTGCGGTTCCTGATCGACGTCGCGGGCGCGGACGGGCACCGTACGCTGCTGTCCTGGGCGGAGATCGACCCGGACTTCGGGGCGGCGCCGGTGCTGCTCGCGGTGGCCCTGGACGACGTACCGCTGGACGGCGACGGACCGCAGTTGGTGCTTCCGCAGGACCGCTGCGGGGCGCGCTACGTCAGCGGCATCAGGGCGATCCGGGTGGACGGCGGATACGGCGCGGGCGCCGTGGCGGCCTGA